ACAACAGTAGAAATAACCTCTATATCTGCAGATATAACGATTTTCAAGCCCAACACCTCACGTTTGAACCCAATCTAAAAAAAACAAAAAAGGAACTCCTTTATCAATTTTAATCCTTGCCATTCCACCTGTTTAAACATGAAAATTCCAGTAGCCATCAATCCCTTTGCCACCAGGTGCGACAAAATCACCCGTATGCATCCTCCATGGGTTGCTATCAAAAACGCCCCTTTTTGTCGTTTTTTTATTATAGTATCTATCCATCTTGAAACCCTCTGGTAAAATTCAGAACCCTTCTCACCTTTTGGGATTTTAAGGTTTTTCCAGTCCTCTTCCCACTTTTTTGCTTCCAAAGGATATTTTTTTGATTTCTTCATAACCCATACCCTCCCACACACCAAAGTTGAATTCTTTTAACTCATCAACCTTAAAGATGGGAA
This window of the Bacillota bacterium genome carries:
- a CDS encoding histidine phosphatase family protein, whose protein sequence is MISIYHNLPIFKVDELKEFNFGVWEGMGYEEIKKISFGSKKVGRGLEKP
- a CDS encoding histidine phosphatase family protein gives rise to the protein MKKSKKYPLEAKKWEEDWKNLKIPKGEKGSEFYQRVSRWIDTIIKKRQKGAFLIATHGGCIRVILSHLVAKGLMATGIFMFKQVEWQGLKLIKEFLFCFF